Within Epilithonimonas zeae, the genomic segment CCAGAACTGGAGTCAAACCAATAACGCCAGCGCCTTCAACCTCAGTAAAACCAAAGCCTAGGTCATAAATCATCCATTTTCTCCTAAGAAGCTTCACTGTTTCAGTTCCAAGATTTTGAATTTCAATATGATACTTGAAAACAAAACGGTTTTCAGAAGGATAACTGTTGAAATTATCATATTCTGCAGTAACGCTGACTTTTATTTCTGACGTAATTTTTGACACCATTTTTTATGAATTTAAAGGTAAAATACAAATATCTAGCCGAATATTGGATTAAAAAATCACAATTAAGTTAAATCGAATTCAATATTAATTAGATTTTATTCAATCGGTTAATTTTCTTAATTTTGTGTAATCTAAAAAAGTAAAAAGAAAGAAATGAATTCCTACAAAAATCCATTGGAAGAGCGCTATTCCAGTGAAGAAATGTTGTTTAATTTTTCGCATAACAACAAGTTCCAGAACTGGAGAAAGCTTTGGATTGCCCTTGCTGAAATCGAAAAAGACCTTGGCCTTGAAATCACAGACGAGCAAATCGCTGAATTAAAAGCCAATGCCGAAAACATCGATTATGAAAAAGCTGCCGAATATGAAAAAAAATTCAGACACGATGTAATGGCTCACGTTCACGCTTATGGTGATGTAGCGCCTTCTGCAAAAGGTATTATTCACTTGGGAGCAACTTCGGCATTTGTAGGAGATAATACAGATTTAATTCAGATTCGTGACGGACTTTTAATTCTAAAGAAAAAGTTGGTGAATGTGATGAAAAATTTATCTGATTTTGCGATTCAGTATAAAGATTTACCGACTTTAGGTTTCACTCACTTCCAACCGGCTCAGTTAACGACTGTTGGAAAAAGAGCGACACTT encodes:
- the apaG gene encoding Co2+/Mg2+ efflux protein ApaG is translated as MVSKITSEIKVSVTAEYDNFNSYPSENRFVFKYHIEIQNLGTETVKLLRRKWMIYDLGFGFTEVEGAGVIGLTPVLVSGETFTYFSNVILKSGVGNMEGSYQFESDSKENFAVEIPKFNLVSEVLSN